One window of the Runella slithyformis DSM 19594 genome contains the following:
- the dxs gene encoding 1-deoxy-D-xylulose-5-phosphate synthase produces MLITPGKLLSQLHTPADLRKLDSALLPQVSQELRQYIIDLVSVYGGHFGSSLGVVELTVALHYVFNTPEDQLVWDVGHQAYGHKILTGRRDNFYTNRLYGGISGFPKRKESPYDSFGVGHSSTSISAALGMAVGARLKGAKNQQSIAVIGDGAMTGGMAFEAMNHAGGLNNTNMLIILNDNCMSIDPNVGALKEYLTDITTSHTYNRVKEEVWNLLGKLSHFGKNAREVVSRVEDGLKATLLHQSNLFESLNLRYFGPIDGHDVDHLVHVLNDLKNIPGPKLLHCVTVKGKGFAPAEKDQTKWHSPGKFDKITGEIFRKIYEKPQPPKYQDVFGNTLVELAEQNEKIVGVTPAMPSGSSLNIMMKAMPDRAFDVGIAEQHAVTFSAGMATQGSVVYCNIYSTFMQRAYDQVVHDVCIQELPVIFCLDRAGFAGADGPTHHGAYDIAYMRCIPNMVVSAPMNEQELRNLMYTAQLAETQESKRAFTIRYPRGEGVMPQWKTPFEKIEIGKGRKVRSGEDIAILTIGHIGNYAVTSCELLELEGISAAHYDLRFVKPLDEALLHEVFQTFDKVITVEDGCLPGGMGSAVLEFMTDHDYHAKIKRLGIPDRIVEHGEQLELHRECGFDPEGIARTAREMMALSATVY; encoded by the coding sequence ATGCTCATCACCCCAGGTAAATTACTTTCGCAACTCCATACGCCCGCAGACCTGCGTAAGTTAGATTCAGCGTTACTCCCTCAAGTATCCCAAGAACTCAGGCAGTATATTATCGACCTGGTTTCCGTTTACGGCGGCCACTTCGGGTCCAGTTTGGGAGTCGTTGAGCTTACCGTTGCGTTACATTATGTTTTCAATACTCCCGAAGATCAACTGGTATGGGATGTGGGTCACCAAGCTTATGGCCACAAAATACTGACGGGACGACGGGACAACTTCTACACTAACCGCCTTTATGGCGGTATCTCGGGATTTCCCAAGCGTAAAGAAAGCCCTTATGACTCCTTTGGGGTAGGGCATTCTTCCACTTCTATCTCTGCGGCACTCGGTATGGCTGTTGGAGCGCGGTTGAAAGGTGCCAAAAACCAACAATCGATTGCTGTCATTGGCGACGGAGCCATGACCGGCGGAATGGCGTTTGAAGCCATGAACCATGCGGGAGGTCTCAACAATACCAACATGCTCATTATCTTAAACGATAACTGCATGAGCATAGACCCGAATGTAGGCGCGCTGAAAGAATACCTGACCGATATTACCACCTCTCATACCTACAACCGGGTCAAAGAGGAAGTATGGAATCTGTTGGGAAAACTGAGCCATTTCGGCAAAAACGCCCGTGAAGTGGTATCACGCGTTGAAGACGGTCTTAAAGCAACGTTACTACACCAAAGTAACCTGTTTGAATCGCTTAATCTGCGTTATTTCGGCCCTATTGATGGCCACGACGTTGATCATCTGGTACACGTTCTGAATGACTTAAAAAATATTCCCGGACCTAAATTGCTTCACTGCGTTACGGTCAAAGGAAAAGGATTTGCCCCGGCAGAGAAAGACCAAACCAAATGGCACTCTCCCGGTAAGTTTGATAAGATCACGGGGGAGATCTTCAGGAAAATATACGAAAAGCCCCAACCGCCCAAATACCAGGATGTATTTGGCAATACGTTGGTAGAGCTTGCCGAGCAAAACGAAAAAATTGTGGGCGTAACCCCTGCCATGCCGTCGGGTTCATCGCTCAATATCATGATGAAGGCCATGCCCGACCGTGCCTTTGACGTGGGCATTGCCGAACAGCACGCCGTGACCTTCTCAGCGGGAATGGCTACCCAAGGTTCTGTGGTGTATTGTAATATTTACAGTACGTTCATGCAGCGCGCCTATGACCAGGTCGTTCATGATGTTTGTATTCAGGAATTGCCGGTCATCTTCTGTCTGGACCGCGCCGGTTTTGCCGGTGCTGACGGCCCTACTCACCACGGTGCTTACGATATTGCGTATATGCGGTGTATTCCGAATATGGTAGTTTCGGCCCCCATGAACGAGCAGGAGTTGCGTAATCTAATGTATACGGCTCAATTGGCCGAAACGCAGGAGTCGAAAAGAGCCTTTACCATTCGCTATCCGCGCGGTGAAGGTGTAATGCCCCAATGGAAAACACCTTTTGAAAAAATCGAGATTGGAAAAGGACGTAAAGTGCGTTCCGGTGAAGACATAGCGATCCTGACCATCGGGCATATCGGCAATTACGCCGTTACTTCCTGCGAATTGCTTGAATTGGAAGGCATCAGCGCGGCGCATTATGACCTACGCTTTGTCAAACCATTAGACGAGGCTTTGTTACACGAAGTGTTTCAAACCTTTGACAAAGTCATTACCGTTGAGGATGGTTGCCTGCCGGGAGGAATGGGAAGTGCCGTGCTTGAATTTATGACCGACCACGACTATCATGCCAAAATAAAACGCCTTGGCATTCCTGACCGTATTGTAGAACATGGCGAACAACTTGAACTTCACCGCGAATGCGGTTTTGACCCCGAAGGCATTGCACGTACTGCCCGGGAAATGATGGCACTATCGGCCACGGTATATTAA